ATAAATAAAAGGAACTGATCTTATTTACTACACATAAACATCAAGCATCTTTGTGCTATCAAATATAGATGAGAACACTGATTGCCCCTATTTAATGGGAATGTAATTGAGGAGATTCATATCActtaatttgcatttaaaaCTGAGTTGTTTGACTTGATTCTTCTGATTGAATTGATGAGTAAGTTTGATTTGAATCCTCTCCAGCATCCCTCATGGGGCTCTCTATTGATGATAAGAAAGGCTTGGAAGGCATTTGTAAgctttcaacttcttcttcaagCATTTCTATGACCCTATTCATTGAAGGGCGATTACTAGGCTTCATCTGTATACACCATAAGGCAACCATGGTCATCTTcttaactattttcttttcctctttggtAACATCTTCCATTTCTATGTCCTTTCTGTCGTGCAATTGGTCATACACCCAAGTAGGAAAATAAATTTGGCTTGAATGGTCTGCAAATGCATTCACATTCCTTCTTCTACCCGCCATTTCCATCAATAACattccaaaactataaacatcagcTTTGTATGAAATGCCTCCAATGTTTTTGTAGAATAACTCAGGAGCCATGTATCCTAACGTCCCTCTTGCAGCAGTCAAAGAGACAATGCTATCATCTACTTGATATAGCTTTGCCAAGCCAAAGTCAGAAACCTTGGGAGCAAAATTCTCATCAAGAAGAATGTTGTGAGGCTTGATATCAAAGTGCAAAATCTGCATGGCACATCCTTGATGTAGATATTCAATTCCATGAGCCACTCCTAGAGCTATATTAAACATTTGGTCATAGCTTAGGAAGGTACTTTCTTCTGAGGGAAATACGTATTTATTCAGGGAGCCATTAGGCATGAACTCATATACTAGAGCACGCTTTGATCCTTCAACACAAAAACCAATGAGTTGCACTACATTAACATGGTGAATCTTTCCAATAGTTGCAACTTCATTGATAAAATCTTGTCCATTAGTTTTGGACCTACCCAACATCTTTATAGCTACGAGTCGGCCACTTCGAAGTGTTCCTTTAAATACAGTGCCATAACCTCCTTCGCCTAGTTTGTCCTTGAAATTTTTGGTCATCTTCCTAATTTCAAAATAAGAGTACCTTATTGGCATGAGGTTATTGTGACTTTGCAAGAATTCTTCAACAGCATCATACATCGATAAATGCCTTCTACGccatttatatatcaaaaacgTAATCACGCAGGGAATCAACAATACAACTCTTGCTGCAAGGTATAGTCCTATGAAAGAACATtgtcaaaataaattataagaaaacaaaatgtagATGACCTACTGTCAGCATCTTATTTATTTCATCTCAACCTGCTGCCTTTCTAAATCCTCGTATAATTAATcacaaattttgttttctttttcatgtgaataatattttcatcttgccttcatttcaaaatatttcGTGTTTCACAGTCGAACGAATTATCCGCTAATTAagtaaaaaggggaaaaaaaatttaaagaagatGAAAGGTTCTTACTGTTAGAGATAAAGACGATATTAGAGAAGACCACTTCAAAGATAAGCCACAAGAGGAATCAAGATCAAGAAGGAGATAATGTTTTCTTCTATATTATCTCCTCATATATTTATCTCTTTATTTATCTTATATCCTAAGAGATAACATTGTACTCTAAGCAGGACTCTAGTATCATATTCAAATTCTCTTGTAAAGATTATATAGAATTCAAACTGTACATTACTCTATATAATAAACGTGATATTGTGCTGTTTAGGTATTCAAGCCTAAAGCACTTTCAATAtatttcatggtatcagagctcctCTAAAAGCTCAcgcttattttgattttatggcTTCCAAAATGACGGCTGCTTCATACACATTCCCAAACGTGTCTCATCTAGTTTATGTTAAACTAGATCGCAGTAACTACATTCAGTGGTTAACGCAAATTGAGCCTGTTCTTAAGGCCAATGATTTGATGGGTATCGTTGATGGTAAAGAACCGTGCCCACCAACACATCTTCCTGCCTCCTCCGACAAAGAAGAGCCAGAAATTAATCCTTCTTATTCCCTTTGGGTTAAAAAGGATCAATCTATCCTCAGTTGGATCAATGCTACACTCTCTGAGTCGGTATTGTCCACTGTTTATGGCATCCACACGTCTCATGAGGTGTGGCGTCTTTTTTCCACCAGGTTTGCTTCTCTTTCCAGAACACGGCTTGCCCAAATAAAACGTGAATTACAAACTCTCCAACAAGGGAATAGCACGTGCACTGCCTTCATGGACTCTGCCCAAAGTTTGGTCAATAGCTTATGTGCTATTGGGCAACCCGTATCTGATGAGGACTTCATCAACTACATTATGAATGGCCTTCATGCTGCCTACAACCCATTTGTACTCAACTTTTCTTGTGCATCTCGTAAAGGGTCCCTCACTTTTGCAGAATTTCAGGCTGAACTCCTTTCATTTGAGCATCTCCTACATGCACAACAACAACTTGTCCAACCTGACAATTCGGTGGCCTTCCTGTCCAACAAATCACCAAGCTCTTCCTTCCCAAAGAAGCGTCGTCCTCCCTTCCGCACTACTTACTCACGGAAGCCCACCTCCAATACATCTCCAATTCAACGTGGTACCACACCACAACCCACATCTCCTGCTTCTCTATCCCGCCTACCTTGCCAAATTTATGGCAAGACTAGTCATCAAGCGCTAGATTGCTTCCACCGTATGGACTATGCCTATCAAGGTCGCCATCCTCCTGCACAACTAGTTGCAATGGCTGCCCATCCCACCAACCAGCCTAATGATGACTCTCCATGGTTTGCGGACAGTGCTGCTAATCTTCATCTCACACCTGCACTTGAGAAACTTAAATTTACTGAACCATATGTTGGGTCTGATGATATTGCTGTGGGTAACGGTTCAGGTTTGCAAATAAAGAACATtggatctctctcttttcaaacTCCCAATGCTACCTTACATTTACCTAAAGTCTTTCATTGTCCTACAGCTATTG
This genomic interval from Corylus avellana chromosome ca3, CavTom2PMs-1.0 contains the following:
- the LOC132174660 gene encoding rust resistance kinase Lr10-like — protein: MYDAVEEFLQSHNNLMPIRYSYFEIRKMTKNFKDKLGEGGYGTVFKGTLRSGRLVAIKMLGRSKTNGQDFINEVATIGKIHHVNVVQLIGFCVEGSKRALVYEFMPNGSLNKYVFPSEESTFLSYDQMFNIALGVAHGIEYLHQGCAMQILHFDIKPHNILLDENFAPKVSDFGLAKLYQVDDSIVSLTAARGTLGYMAPELFYKNIGGISYKADVYSFGMLLMEMAGRRRNVNAFADHSSQIYFPTWVYDQLHDRKDIEMEDVTKEEKKIVKKMTMVALWCIQMKPSNRPSMNRVIEMLEEEVESLQMPSKPFLSSIESPMRDAGEDSNQTYSSIQSEESSQTTQF